The DNA window CGGCCAGCCTTGAGCGCTACCAGCTCTTCCCTGACAGCTCCCGCGCGGCGGCGGGGTTCTTCCTGGCCCCCAACGCTGCCCAGCTGCGAGCTCAGCCCCGTGTCAAGAAAGAAGAGGTGGCCTCGTGCGAGCCGAGCCTCTGCGGTCCCGGCCGCCCCTCCCAGGGGCTGGGCTCGGGCCCCTTTGCCTGCGTCGTGTGCGGGAAGTGCTTCCGGCAGAAGCAGGGCCTCATCACACATGGGCGGATACACACCggggagaagccctacccgtgccTGGAGTGTGGCAAGCGCTTCCGCCAGCGCCCCAACCTGCTGACCCACCAGCGGGTGCACACGGGCGAgcgccccttcccctgcctgcgCTGTGGGAAGCGCTTCAGCCAGAAGGCCAACCTGGCGGCCCACCAGCGCACCCACGCTGTCCAAGAAGGGCTCATCAGCCCCGAGCCCAAGGCTCCCGTGCAGCGGGGGAGCCGCCAGACGGAGAAGCCCTTCCCCTGCAAcgtgtgtgggaagagcttcagccaGCGGCCCAACCTCATCACCCACCAGCGCATCCACACCGGCGAGAAGCCCTTCGCCTGCACTGAGTGCGGGAAGCGCTTCAACCAGCGGGCCAACCTGATCACCCACCGGCGCATCCACTCGGGGGAGCGGCCCTTTCCATGCGCCACCTGCGGCCGGCGCTTCAGTCAGAAGGGCAACCTCGCGGCTCACCAGCGCACCCACTCGCAGCAGCGGCCCCACGCCTGCACCTGCTGTCCCAAGCGCTTCAAGGGGGAGTCTGCTCTCCGCGCACACCAGAGAACCCACCGGCAGGTCCTGGGCACCGACCCTCTGTCCAGCACCCTCCTGGCAGCACCGGCACTCCAGCAAGCTCTCCCTGGGGATCCTGCGTCAGCAGCCCACCGGGCAACGCCAGCCCCGCACCAGGATCTGGCTGGGGATGCCACTCCAGGCATCCACCGGGCCCCCTCCTCTGGCCCGCATGGCCCCCCCCACGGGCAGAGCCTCCCTGGAGATCCTTCTTCTGGTCCTCATGCAACAAGGACCCCCACGCACCTCCAGGGAGTGGCACCAAGCTCCGACCAGGGGCCTAAGCTGAGTGCCCCTCCGCCAGTGATGGATCCTCACGCCGAGATGCTTCATTGCCAACGCCGGCTGAGCCTGCCGGGGCTGCCCACCTCCAGCGCACACCCCGTGGTCCCCATGGGGCAGGCCCAGCCGGTCACCGCCAAGCAGAAGAGCCTCGCCCTCCCTCGCTCTTCCGCGGTTGACGCCCCGAACGAGATGCTGCATTGCCTCTGCCATGCCAGCAGGGCCTCCTTGGTCATTCCTCACCCCCCACATCTGGGGCAGCTCCAGGCAGGGAGCAGAGACACCCCTGGCCGGGCCTGGctggggattccctgccccccacgCGCCCTTCAGCTCCAGCAGGGCAGCCAGGGCAGCCACCCGGCCGCCCCTAACCCGAGGCTGTGCTCCATCCCGGACTCCTTGCGATAGCTTCCCCCAAAGACGGGCGCTGTGCAAGCACAGACTGCGAGGGGAGGGGGCAGCGCAGCTCATGCATGTATCGTGGACAGgagcccccccctccactccaagCTGCAGCCACCCTTTGttggaacgaactgggaaccccGTCTGCTCCTCCACCTCCCGGCATGAGGCTCATGTGGCTGTTTGGGACTCCCATCTGAAAAGGTCTGTTCATGCAGAAGCACCGAGTGCGGAGTGGGCGTCTCCCTTCCGAAGCTTGCGCAGGGGGAGCATCGTGCCAAGTATGTGGCTTCACCTCACtgaccccctcctcttccttccctccccaacattATTTGTTCCTATGAACAACAGGACCGGGTCGGCTCCCTTCAGTCAGCAGCTCTTCCTTCGCCCGCCCTGCAAATCTGTCTCCGCCACCATGCGAGAGAGAGACGGACAGACGGAGAGAAACGGGCAGGGGAGTGACTGGGCAGCACCGGGGCAGGGGTGTCAGTAGAGCCCCTGGCTTCCTCGGGAAAGGTGGCTTTGAGGGACTGCCCTCCTGCCCCACCTGCCCCCTCCCTGCCTACTGCATTGCAGACATGGACTCAGTTGGCTCTGGAGCCTGCGGGTGTAGCAGAGGCAGTGCCAGCCTTTGGCTTTAAGCCAGCTGGTGGGCAAAAGCTAGAGATGGTGGGCTTGGCCCACGGGCAGCTTCTGGTACTTCCCCCTCTTCGGGAGCCACGTCCAGCATTTCTGGGGCCTTGGAATCCTCTCTTGGTGCAGCAGGTGCTTGGCTAACTGGAGCGATACCTTCtgctgccctcccctgccgcaGAGCCTCTTCCTGGAATGGTTTTGCAAGAGATTATCTGGctggcctgtgtgtgtggggggggatgttgTGTGGCTGGAACCAGCGAGGGGCACCACGAAAGCATCACTGCCGGTGGGGGCTGTTGTGTAGGGAGTCGGCTTGGACCAAGACCCGGTGGGAGGAAGGCCAGCCCCCTCGCCTGCCTGGAGTTCCAGAGAGGACGCAGCGGGCTCCTGTGTGCGAGAAGGGGAAGGGCCTTCTGCCTCGCTGAAATTGTGCGCTGTGCCCTCGTGGGGGCAGCCAGGGACCTCTCTGAGGTGGAGCAGGGGGCCGCGTGCTTCAAAAGCCGGGGGTGGAACTGCTGGGTTTCCGCGTTGGGCTGGGTGGGCCTGAACTGCTAGAGTCGATGGTGAGGCAGGAAGCCCGATCTGATCTAGAGCGACCCTTCCAGGCGGCCATTGGGCTCAGCACAAAGGGGAGGGGCAGCCCTCGGGACAGGTCGTTGCCACCCCCACTCAGCAATGCAAAGGTCTCTCTGCCGTTGCTCTCCCTAAGCCCACATTTGGCAGACAGCCTGGAAATGTCTGAAGCGTGGCCAGGGAGTGGTGGAAGCGTTGACCAAAGAGGAGGGTGTGCAGGTGGGGGCCCAGGAAATGGCCTTGGAGGAGGGGCCCTCTGTCCACGTCTTCACAAGGGCTAGCTGGGGAGAGAGCAGGGGGGCCTGGGGCAGCCACAGAAGCACTTTACAAATGTCCCCATGGTAATAGGCGGCCCTCCCGACCCTCTCCAGTGTATTGTTGATgtagctttgcccccccccccatttgttgcCTCTAGCCTGAAGGTTCTGTGCTTGCATAGCGGGCTGATTCTGTTTCCGTGCGTTTGTGTCGTGGGCAACCTGCTCAGCCTTGGTGGCTGCAGGAGCCCCAGGAGAAGGCTGGTGCCCCACCTGCCAGTCGAGCAGctgctgaagccccccccccggccggtaAGGGGGGAGTCTGTGCCTTAAGATCTCTGATTCTGGGTGGAGTCAGGTGGGACTCGCTTTTTGAGCCCTggcaggaggtggtggtgggaaattcTTGGCTGCAAACTGGCATGGTGCTTgagggctggggggagggtgtGGTGGAGAAGGTAAGCAGTCCGAAGCGAGGAGAGCTGCACCCGTGCCCGTCATTTGCAGGCTGCCCCAGAGGAAAGGATGGCAACCGGGTTGGTGCATGTCGACTCCTGGGCTGAGAGGGGGCCCATGGGCTGGGGCAGGGAAAGAGGGACACAGCCAAGCCCTGTTCTGGTGCGCTGCCAGGGAGAGCAAGGGCAGGACAGCTGTGCCTGAAGGGAGAAGGCTGAGGCTGGGCAAAAACCGGTCCTCGGGCAAGCCAGCATCTGGGCTCTGCCCTGCCGTGTTTGGGAGCCGCTGGAGCAGATCATGCCTCCCCGGACTCCCCAGAGCCTTGTGGGAGTGTGCTTCTGCTTCACAGTGCCTCGTCTCCATGCTTAGCCTTTAAGGTGGGGTGAAGTCTTAAACTGATTGGGGGGGGAGCCTTGTCCCATTGAGAAGGTGGCAGTCCAAACATCCCCTGGTGTCGGGCCCTTTCCTCCTGATGAGGATGAAGGAATCGGGCTTTGTGGGCCCACAGCGTATACTGAAGTCCCTTTGGAAGCTGGGAGAGGTGTGTGCACACATCCATCACACGCATGCTCTGAGCATGAATGGTCAGTGCACAGGCCAAACTCAGCTGTCTGGGTTGTGTTGAAGGCAAAACAGGCTGAAGCAGGAACCTCTGGCAATTGGTCTGGCATTGGGAAACTTTTCTGGAGGCCACGTCTTTGGCACCAAATTGAAATGCGTCTGGGCTCTTCTGGTTCATGCAGCTGGGTTTTAGGGCAGAGCCGTGTGTGGCCTAGTCTTGCAGGGGCAACCGGGAAGCCCGCTTCTGACTGCCTCAGCTGCTGGCAGCCCTTTCTGGAGGGAGACAAGAGGATTGGGCTGTGTGGCCACAGCTGCCCGtgggaagagaaaagcagggtgtaaacaAAAGAGGGGTTGTTAGGAGCCCTTTTGTGAGGGCACGTGTGGTTGGGTGCTCCCGCCTGCTCCAGGGAAGCACACTTGGTTCTTCTACCAAAGTCTCCCAGATGCATCATCCAGGCTGCATGCGGACACACACATCAGTCATTTTGACAAGGGCAGGAGAGCAAGGGGAGGGGacccccgggggtgggggaggcagctggGGGTGGCAGCCATTGGTCATTCAAGGCCAgtgatgtctactcagactggcagcggccctccagggtctcaggcagaggtctttcccatcacctattgcctggtccttttaactggagatatcggggattgaacctgggaccttctgcatgccaagcggaggatCTGCTGGATCCCCTCCAGGCCGGAGGTTTTTCACGGGCGGCAGGCAGGCAGCGAGAGCCAGAAGGCCCTGAAGGCAGAGCCAGACCATAATGCCACTTCTGGGCCAGGTGGGCTCCAGCACAGCAGTCCTGCAGGCTATCAGTTCCTCCCAAAAATGGGGGCAGAGCCACGGCCAGCAGCGGAGCTGGGAGGGCCTCAGGGTCGTGTGCCTTCCGCTTTCCAGCTCCTGCGGAAGAGCTGGCCGTAGAGGCTTCAGCAGCTGTGCCACTGGCAACCGTTTCCTTGACCTGTGTTGGGAAAAGCCGTCCCTGCAGAATTCCTGTtgggggcagggcagggggaaggaaggagtgaGCCCCCGAGCCTCTAGCCTtcaagaaggggagggtttgcATGCGATCATCTCATTGCATGCCGATTTGCCATTACAGCTCCCACCTGTGATCTCCTCTGCGCTGTAGACGGTGGGCCACAAATCTGCTAAAGTCATTCGTGACCATTGAGGGCAGAGAGTCCTTCTTGTGTCGGGCGGTGGGTGGGCCACTGACTTGTTCTGTGAGGGTCCAGTTAACTAATTCCATCCTTGGCTGTAATTCCTTGCTTTCCTCAATTGCTGGCATTTGCTGTCTGGAATGTTTGAAGGTACGTATTCTGCGTCCTGGCAACTGGAGAGATCACCCTGCCTTCTGGGGCTGGGTGGGGGCAAGAGCACCGATGCCCTGGGCAGAGCCCCCCAAAGAGAGCCATCTCGGGAGTTAAGCACGTAAGGCCAAGGGCCCAGGCAACCTGGTGCTCTGGTTCCACCCGTTGCTCCAAGGGCAGGCTTAGCCGCTGGGGTTGAgggctgcccccctcccatgctgcCACAGACAGTTAACCTTTTAACAAGGCATCTATGCCATTGGCCATCACACCCTCTTATCCTGCGGCAACAAAATGCACCAGTGACCAATTCTTTGTGCGCTGAGATAACTCTTCTTTGCATCACCCTCTAATCTGCCTGGATTTGCTTGATGCATGGGTCTCAAAGACCCTGCCCCCAGTTTGTGGGCCTGGAGATTTACAAAGAGGGTGTCTGTCAGCCAGTGCGTGGCACCCCCTGGGCGCATATAGTTACTGATGGAATAGGGGGCAGTGGGGACAGCCTGGCAGAAGAGACTGGCATACCCACGGCTGTATTCCTCATCTCTTGTGTCGATGGAAAGCCTTCGTAATGTGGGCAGGAGTCCCGCAAGCCCTGCCCTGTGCCtgcacccccgccccccccacctctctgtgAGCTGCCTCCGGAAACCCCCATCAAAAACTTCATCCCCGTTAACCCAGACTGGCCCCTTAGGGCTATTCCAGATgtattattataataattattattatgttttattattttctgaGCTATGTTGGTTTGCAATAAAGGCTTTCTTACAGTTTGGGGTGCGTTCTGCTTGTTCATCCAATGCTTGCCTCATCTCATAGCTGAGGCCTGGTGAAGGCAATGCCGTTGTAGCcccaatgggtggggggagggagctggggagggggggatcttcTGCCTGTGGCCCCGGGATCCAATGACAGCCATTCCGCTGGCCATAGGGTGCTGCTGCAGGGAATGAAGGGGTGGTGTTTGGGAGTGTTGACTCCCGAAggttcataccctgaaaatctttgggcccctaaggtgctcctggaccaaTGAAGCTTACCCTCTGGTTTTGCAGTGGAGGCAGGCTCCGTTGTGCAGTCATGCTTTAGATGTGTgtaggtttgggaaggggggtgtcATAGTGAGAGGCCTGGTTCAGCTGACTGTCGCATGGAACCCTGTGGTGTTGCACGCTCCACCCTTCCAGCCCTACAGAGTGGAGTTTCCAGTTCTCTCTGGTGATGGCCAAGCAAGAAGGAAAAGGGCCATGTCTGGGATAGGTAGTGAGACCACATTTTGAATACTGCATACAGTTCTgctcacacctaaaaaaggatattgcagagcttgagaaggtgcagaaaagagcaactaaaatgatcaggggactagagcaagtgccctgaagagtggttaaaacgctcagggctgtttagcttggaaagaaggcggttaaggggagacatgatagaggtctataaaattatgcatggtgtggagagagtggacagggagaagcttttctccgtctcataatactagaaggcggggtcatctgctgaggctgagagattcaaaacagataaaaggaagtgtttcttcacacgacgcatagtgaaattgtggaactccctgccccaggatgtggtaatggctgccaacttggaaggctttaagagggggatggACAATTAACATCTGGGGCTGGCCTTCCTAGCGTAACTGGCATCAGAAGGATGGATGGAGCTGGTGGTAGAGGAAAAAGATGGCGGCATGCATTGCCCACCCTGAGCTGTGCCTTCAGTGTCGGTCTTGCCCACGCACCCCCAGCCTCTCTGAGAGCAAGAAGCACATTCAAATCTGGGCCTATTTAACATTACCTCCTGATGATCATATAAGAAATGGGGAGGGCGGGTGTCACTGATTTTAGACCAAGATGATTTAGGGTGGACACTCCTCAAATGTGATCAGCCAAGCATTTTGAGGAAGGTGGTGTTCGCATGCGTGTGGCTTATCCTGTCAAGCCAAGGAGCATCTGAGTGAATtcttcaacaaaatcgatggagtttttaaaagtgtttgttattaaaataaggctaatTTAGTggtagaatcataagccaatgggtcaaagaacttaatattgaccttggGATATGCTGTAAtatccatttcatatggcctcaaaatgtccctgtaattggtcataTTTCAGAATTCTCGGGGGCGTGCAGCGCTCAAACtatatgggctcactgagctcactgAATCTATTTGTAGCCCCCAGTTTGGCAGCTGCATCCTTGAATCCTTCGTTGCTGtgtggcttaatagttctgtagctcagcccttaggtgagagccaattggaaccataaaaagacatctgaattctcagttcaggctgccctgatattttcacctctttattctCCTCTGATACCCTCTACCTCTATTAGAGATGGACCAATACATCtcccatagaacaaccccactgaagaagacaacagcagttacccagacctcgctggtgggaaggggctcactgtatcgGCCCGTTTTCAAggactcccccaccaccaccaccctgttctctgccatttgggccttgaggttcttgcaaggacagcaaggccctttgggccttgttggatgttgccctattgcgGTTTGCGAAGGggaccccataacagttcaagctttagggtcccaaaaatgtgGGTCCACAACtgcttccaggacattcagttgctgatttaagagtagcagttctcttgccaagggatttcaaagggagattagaaagagaagcggctgaattacaactaataatcaagctcaagactatgcattctccaggacttgATAGAGAtgtgggattcctgtctcattaccaatgatGATTTCTCCAGCCTACCCCCCCTGCATATTACACTTAATCCAATcatacctgctaatgtcatttacttgcttttgacatttacattgccattgtgtgtctaattcacccttctctacttaaggatagatggactcacattctctagctgtatctgaagaagtgagctgtggctcaggaaagctaaCTCCCTGCcaagaaatttggttagtctttaaggtgctcctggactcgaacacatgaagctgccttctactgaatcagacccccccttggtccatcaaactcagtactgtctagtcggaccagcagcagctctccggggtctcaggcagaaaagggtctttcacatcacctacctgcctggtcccttgaactggagatgccattgggggctgaacctgggacctcctgcatgccgagcagaggctctgccactgagccacggcccctctccatagccctccagggtctccggctgaggtctttcacatcccctgcttgcctagtcccttgaactggagacgctgccagggatcgaacctgggactttctgcatgccgagcagaggctctgccactgagccacggcccctcccctcccgcacttttctactgctgcagacggACTAACGGGGCGACCCACCGTGACCTCTCTGTCCCGTACATGAATCTGCCGCATTTTCGAGCCATTAAGAGAGAAAGCGAAGGGGCcggggctgctgctgctattatttattattattatcatcaatattattaattattattaataattattaatattattatcaatattattaattattattattattatcatcgatattattattattattattattattattattattattattattattgcattcaTAGCCCGCCCTCGTCCCCTCCCCGCGAGCCGGGCCCCCCGGGGCCGGAGGGCGGCGCTGTCCCTGCCGGGGCCGGGCGAGGTGGGCTCCCTTCTCTGCGCAGCAGCGGGACTACAGTTCCCGGCGTGCAGCGCGGGTGCGTAAATCTTCAAAGGCTAACAAAAGAGCAGCCGGCTGacctgacggggggggggagggagcagcggAACAGCTGGCCGAGACCTGCccgccaccctccctccctccctccctccctgcctcggcGGGCCTCCCGTGCAGAGCGACTGCGGCAAAaccccacctgccccccccccggtgggtCCGTTACAGCTGCAGGgggaaatccccgtgggggggggagggcaactgtaaccccctcccccttctttgcaGCAAGAGGCTCCGGCGGAGGGCTGCACCTTTCGGCTGTGGTTTGTCGGAGGAGAGATGGCCGGGGGGAGGCTCGCTCAGGTAGGCCCGgggacccccccgccccccccaccggAGAGGCCggaaccccggggtggggggtggggggtgggggggccggAGGCGCTGCAAAAGCCCACCGCGCTCTGCAGAGTTCcaacagattggggggggggtaaaaatgcAGCCGCAGAAAAaagacccccccatccccccccaccaccaccccccatcaTGCTAATAGATCTGTTTCATGAAAGCCCCCTCCTGTGTCCCCGCAGTCATTCGACGCTGCTTTTGAATGTTGAGAAGGTGagcgggaaaggggggggggctggtggtgTCCtgggaagcctggggagggggggggagggttgcctggCACATCTTTCCCTGGCCCCCCTGGTGTCCCAGTAAGAGGATGGCCCAGCCGTGGGCACTGCCACACCGGAAGGGGAGAGGAGACGCCACGGAGCCCCTCTTGTGTATCCCCAGGGGCGGTGGTGGGGGTCCTGGCCTGTGTCTGGGTGCGCTTTTGGACCCGGCTGACTTCCACTTTGCATtaactggaggggggtgggggcagcagagTTTGGGTTTTTCATTCAGGAACGGAAATCTGCAGGGTGAGCCTCACTCATCTGTTGGACGGGACACGTATGGGGATCTGGAGGCCAGCCAATCCTTTGGGATCCGCCATCAgaaccatgtatttatttatttagatttttaccctgccctccacccccaggTTGAGAGAGTCAAGAGGCGAAGAGTCCCTCCGAGGGGGACGGGGGTCAGTTCGCTTGCAGGGGCCCACTGCCCTGCGGGCCACGACATGGTCCTGAGGGCCGGCCGGGCTGACAGATGGGTGAGAAAGGAAGCCGACGTCACAAGGCGCCTCCAAATACAAAAAAAGTTATAGAAGTGATGCCATTATTGTTTGTTGGCCACCTTCTGGAGCCTCCTGGTCttggttagatttgagtccaggagtaccagggagaccaaccagatttccagtGCGCACAAAGCTTtcgagagacaaagctccctttgtcagataactCTCAAGAGTtcctacccaccccccaaatattgttggtctcctggactcgaatcttgttgttctaccgcagacccacACGGCCTCTGCCCTCTCAAACCATCTTCACCTTGACGTAGCTGAGGGCCTGGCAGGCACCGATCCGGCCCTGGGAAGGGGAGTTCTTCAGCAGGGCTGCTGCTCCTTGTCACAGGTGCCCGTGGTCTTTGAGGACGTGGCGGTCTACTTTTCGCCAGAGGAGTGGGCGGAGCTAGAAGAATGGCAGAAGGAGCTTTACCAAGACGTAATGGTGGAGAATTACGAGCTAGTCTCCTCGCTGGGTAAAGTTGAGCGTGGCTTCTCATTTCCTTTTGGGTCATCTGCTGCTGAACTAGCCAGCCTTCTGGGAATCATGTTTTTAATACAGTTAGAAATGTCTTGTGTTAGTTAGCCACttcagggtcaggaagcaattttcctccaggccagattggccagggatcctggagggatttttttttttttttttttttttggccatcttctgggcatggagtaggggtcactgggggtgcagaggggaggtagttgtgaatttcctgcattgtgcagagggttggactagatgatccagtggtcccttccaactctatgattctagtttgCAACCCTCTCAGCTCTATGGAAGGGGtggtttagatggctttaaaagggattagatagattcatggagaacaggtctgTCAGCGGCTACTAgacattttctttatttaaatttctaacccaccctcaaTCCCAGATGGCGCTTATTAAAAAGCATAATCGCCGCTGAGAGACCCAGCAGAGGATTCAGCAGCATAGATGacaacctgtggctgccctcagctgtaggcctggtggaatagctctgtcttagtccctatggaactctttaaggtcccacagggccccgATGTCAccaggaagggagttccaccaggctggggccagggctgaaaaggccctggcccttgtcgaggacaacCACACTctccttgggccggggaccaccagcaagttgttataagtcgagcataatgctctttggggggggggcataccaggagaggcggtcctgaagatatgaag is part of the Euleptes europaea isolate rEulEur1 chromosome 11, rEulEur1.hap1, whole genome shotgun sequence genome and encodes:
- the LOC130484278 gene encoding zinc finger protein 25-like, with translation MENYELVTSLGYPVLKPDLLSRIERAGEPCLGDQLDSARGIPQDPCPGYRFFKPEGLSWIERWEELGIADRQKVEEGKLCTGSCQGAAGRGKAIKEEEGGQKGFAASLERYQLFPDSSRAAAGFFLAPNAAQLRAQPRVKKEEVASCEPSLCGPGRPSQGLGSGPFACVVCGKCFRQKQGLITHGRIHTGEKPYPCLECGKRFRQRPNLLTHQRVHTGERPFPCLRCGKRFSQKANLAAHQRTHAVQEGLISPEPKAPVQRGSRQTEKPFPCNVCGKSFSQRPNLITHQRIHTGEKPFACTECGKRFNQRANLITHRRIHSGERPFPCATCGRRFSQKGNLAAHQRTHSQQRPHACTCCPKRFKGESALRAHQRTHRQVLGTDPLSSTLLAAPALQQALPGDPASAAHRATPAPHQDLAGDATPGIHRAPSSGPHGPPHGQSLPGDPSSGPHATRTPTHLQGVAPSSDQGPKLSAPPPVMDPHAEMLHCQRRLSLPGLPTSSAHPVVPMGQAQPVTAKQKSLALPRSSAVDAPNEMLHCLCHASRASLVIPHPPHLGQLQAGSRDTPGRAWLGIPCPPRALQLQQGSQGSHPAAPNPRLCSIPDSLR